In Asanoa sp. WMMD1127, one genomic interval encodes:
- a CDS encoding NAD-dependent malic enzyme, protein MAQTRLPSAGFSITIRIGVVADASAIGRLTTCVGEAGAIVTALDVVDSDPTTVIVDLTCDTADANHADQVVKALEALDGVDVRKVSDRTFLLHLGGKIEVTPKVALRNRDELSRAYTPGVARVCLAIAENPADARRLTIKRNTVAVVTDGSAVLGLGNLGPAASLPVMEGKAALFKRFGGVDAWPVVLDTQDTDEIVRIVQAIAPAYGGINLEDIAAPRCFEIEERLRELLDIPVFHDDQHGTAICVLAALTNALRVVGKRMEDVRVVVSGAGAAGTAIMKLLLRQGVGDIIAYDRPGVLHAGLKDLPPAWQWLVENTNRSGYQGDLSGALRGADVFIGVSAPNLLSGDDIAAMADDAIVFALANPDPEVDPREARKHAAVVATGRSDQPNQINNVLAFPGVFRGMLDAHAEEFTEEMAIAAAQAIADVVGEDKINPTVIVPSVFDSRVAVAVAAAVRAAAQASAAIAAVDTSTP, encoded by the coding sequence GTGGCGCAGACCCGCCTGCCCAGTGCCGGCTTTTCGATCACGATCCGGATCGGGGTGGTCGCCGACGCCTCGGCGATCGGCCGACTGACCACCTGCGTAGGCGAGGCCGGGGCGATTGTCACCGCCCTCGACGTGGTCGACTCCGACCCCACCACGGTGATCGTTGACCTCACCTGTGACACCGCCGACGCCAACCACGCCGACCAGGTGGTCAAGGCGTTGGAGGCGCTCGACGGGGTCGACGTCCGCAAGGTTTCCGACCGTACGTTCCTCCTGCACCTCGGCGGCAAGATCGAAGTGACGCCGAAGGTCGCGCTGCGCAACCGGGACGAGCTGTCCCGCGCGTACACACCGGGTGTGGCCCGGGTCTGTCTCGCGATCGCGGAGAACCCCGCCGACGCCCGCCGGCTCACGATCAAGCGCAACACGGTCGCGGTGGTGACCGACGGTTCCGCGGTGCTCGGCCTCGGCAACCTCGGACCCGCCGCGTCGCTGCCGGTGATGGAGGGCAAGGCGGCGCTGTTCAAGCGCTTCGGCGGCGTCGACGCGTGGCCGGTCGTGCTCGACACGCAGGACACCGACGAGATAGTGCGCATCGTGCAGGCGATCGCGCCGGCGTACGGCGGCATCAATCTCGAGGACATCGCCGCCCCGCGCTGCTTCGAGATCGAGGAGCGGCTGCGGGAGCTGCTGGACATTCCGGTCTTCCACGATGATCAGCACGGCACTGCGATCTGCGTGCTGGCGGCGCTCACCAACGCCCTGCGGGTGGTAGGAAAGCGGATGGAGGACGTGCGCGTCGTCGTCAGCGGCGCGGGGGCGGCCGGCACCGCGATCATGAAGCTGCTGCTGCGCCAGGGAGTGGGCGACATCATCGCGTACGACCGGCCCGGTGTGCTGCACGCCGGTTTGAAGGACCTGCCGCCGGCGTGGCAATGGCTGGTCGAGAACACGAACCGGTCCGGCTATCAGGGTGATCTCTCCGGGGCGCTGCGGGGCGCCGACGTGTTCATCGGTGTCAGCGCACCCAACCTGCTGAGCGGCGACGACATCGCCGCGATGGCGGACGACGCGATCGTTTTCGCGCTCGCCAATCCCGATCCCGAGGTCGATCCGCGCGAGGCCCGCAAGCATGCCGCCGTCGTCGCGACCGGGCGCTCGGACCAGCCCAACCAGATCAACAACGTGCTGGCGTTCCCGGGCGTGTTCCGCGGGATGCTCGACGCGCACGCCGAGGAGTTCACCGAGGAAATGGCGATCGCCGCCGCCCAGGCGATCGCGGATGTGGTCGGCGAGGACAAGATCAACCCGACCGTGATCGTGCCGAGTGTGTTCGACTCGCGGGTCGCGGTTGCGGTAGCGGCGGCGGTCCGGGCCGCGGCGCAGGCCAGCGCTGCTATTGCGGCCGTGGATACATCTACGCCCTGA